CTTGGGCGATTCTTGGGTCCCCCTTGAGGTCCTCATCTTCTGCTCTCCAGGCCGTGCCCGACTGCCAGTTCAGTTCACACATCATTTTCGCTCATTCTTGCCGATTTGTTTCCGCGAAGTGAGACACTTACCCAAATACCCGGGTGGTGTTGGCCGGCTAGACTCGTGTATTCACTGTACTCAGTCCGTATCTCGGTTCGGACCTACAACTTTGACAGCTCTCCTTTCACAACCTCTCAAGTGCTTACCCTTTTTaccctcttctcctctatAGCACATGTTGCTTGtctgctgttggtggtggttgccATTGTTAAATCAGCACTTGAGCGCAGTTGCTTGCTTGGTAAATCATACTCATCTCGGGTTCTGAACCCCTTTGGATGTAGCAAACCTCgttgcacagcatcatcgtcgcAAATCAAGGCCCCCTTCAGTCTTCTGCCAGAACCAACCACAGGCGCTCCCGTTGGCACAGAACAGGGTTTACTCTCCCAACGCCATAAACACTGTGCATTTCCAAAAATACAGACGACTTGGACAGGGCGAGGCACAAAGTACCTTCCGACGCAGTGAGACTCTCGGAGTGAGATCACGCCTTTCAGCTGGCCAATCCACGCTGCCTCGGACTGTGAGACTCATCTCGTCCGACTGAGTTCAATGACCTGCCTACTACTCGGTACTCTATGTTTCGTCTTTACTCCTCGCCTagagtacagagtacagagAACAGAGTagtgttgttgttgttgttgttgttgttgttgtatgACCGTTCACTGACCCACGTTGTGCCGCCAAATCGCAATCCCAACGACTGGCAACCACTCCGCTGCCGCTATCTCTCTTGTCCTGCTCTCTTCAGTTCTCTCATGGTCGACTTTGCTTCACCCGCAAGCAGTGCCGTCTAAATCAGGCTACTACCTAAGTAGAGAGAATCAAGCCGGCGGCAAGACTGAGAGCACACCGCGAATCGACCTCTCGGAAAGTTGCTCGACGGCAACTATGgcagcaacttcatcctcttcttcgtcgtcagCATCGGCCGCCGATCGGGACGTGGAGTCCCAAAAGGGCCAAAAGTCACATAAGCATTCGCATTGGAGTATCTTGATAGATCaagctggtgttgatgacgcCGTGCTCCATCACAAGTATGCAGGCCAAGGTACGGACGAGGCACCCTACCTCGTTGAGTTCCTACCCACAGACCCTCGAAATCCTATGACCTTCCCTCACTTCTTCAAGTGGACCATTACAATCATTTCTGCGATATCGACCCTTGCTGTCTCTTTCACAAGTTCGGCCTACTCAGGGAGTATCCTCTCCATCAAGGAGGAGTTTCAAGTGTCAAATATAGTTGTAATCTTGGGAGTTTCCatgtttgttgttggcttcGCGATCGGGCCTCTCTTCTGGGCTCCGTTTTCTGAGCTCTATGGCCGGCagaagctcttcttcttgacttACATGGCGCTGACGGTTTTTAAcgctgctggagctggagcacCAAACATGGCGGCCCTCATTGTGTTGCGCTTTATGGCTGGCGCTTGGGGATCATCGCCTCTGACCAACTCTGGAGGCATAATTGCGGATCTTTTTACAGCCAAGGAACGAGGAATCGCAACCAGCATTTTTGCCATGGCCCCTTTCCTTGGCCCTGCTCTGGGTAAGTATTTATCTTATCCTCGCAGCCGCATACCGGTAGACTTCACAGATGCTCTATCCACACGATTCTGACACGCGATGTGAGTTCCTGCGCGTACACTACTAATTTGCAAATAGGCCCTATAGCCGGTGGGTTTCTTGCCGAAGCGGCAGGCTGGAGATGGGTGGAGGGCTTGACCGCAATCTTCACTGGCGTGCTCTGGATTATTCAATCACTTGTTGCGCCAGAGACCTACACCCCTGTATTATTACGAAGACGGGCAGAAGAGTTATCGAAACGAACGGGAAAAGTGTACAGGTCGAAAGTCGACGCCGCAATGCCTCGGAAAACGCTCTCTGGTCAAATAAAGACAAACCTCTCAAGACCTTGGGTCCTTTTATTCAAAGAACCCATCGTGTTTCTGACTAGCATATACATGGCCATTGTTTACGGCACGCTGTATCTCTGTTTTGCTGCATTCCCCATCGTGTTCCAGTCCCCATATCCCGAGGGATGGGGTTGGAAACCCGGTGTCGGAGGACTGTCTTTCGTGGGCATTGCGGTTGGCATGGTTGCTTCAACGGCCGGGACAATCTTGGACAATGCTCGATATGGACGTATAGCAGCCAAGCATGGAGGTATGGCGCCTCCTGAAGCGCGACTTCCGCCAGCTTTGGTGGGAGGCGTCATGTTACCAGTTGGGCTTTTCTGGTTTGCATGGACGAATGGTACCAACGTCCACTGGGTTGTGCCCATCATCGGGTCGTCTGTTTTTGCTTCtggcttggtgttggtatTTTTATCGCTTATGAATTATCTCATTGATTCTTGTAAGTCTTGTGGTTCTGACCCGAAAATCTGGGAAATCAGCGGCACCCGTATTAACAGAAGCAACCAGACGTCATTTATGCCGCATCTGTACTGGCTGCCAGTTCTGTGCTTCGGTCACTATTCGGGGCTGTTTTCCCTCTGTTCACCTCGCACATGTATGAAGATCTGGGTGTACATTGGGCCAGTTCGATCCCGGCGTTCCTAGCGCTGGCTTGCATGCCGTTTCCGTTCTTATTCTACAAGTATGGCGAGAAGATCCGCCTCAAATGCAAGTACTCCGCAGAGGCTTCGCGGATTCTTCAGCAAATGATGGCCAAGCAACAAGATGCGCAAGAAAACGAAGGGGCAAGCGGGGTCGAGGCtgtcgagaagaaggagaataCGAGGGGAGATACCAAGACGACATTGACGCCTGACAGGAAGTAGTTGGGGGTTTTCACCCGTATATTTTGTGATGCCTATAAAGAGATGGGACGCATGATATTGGTCAAACATCAAGAGCATATTTTACGGCGTTACTCGGGAGTTTTATCATTTGAGCATATGCGTATgctttttccttttccttttcgcTTTCCCCTCTTTTTCTTTATATATATTTTAGATTTCTATTTTTTCACTCCTTGGGCGTTG
The genomic region above belongs to Pochonia chlamydosporia 170 chromosome 2, whole genome shotgun sequence and contains:
- a CDS encoding multidrug resistance protein (similar to Coccidioides immitis RS XP_001240186.1), with translation MAATSSSSSSSASAADRDVESQKGQKSHKHSHWSILIDQAGVDDAVLHHKYAGQGTDEAPYLVEFLPTDPRNPMTFPHFFKWTITIISAISTLAVSFTSSAYSGSILSIKEEFQVSNIVVILGVSMFVVGFAIGPLFWAPFSELYGRQKLFFLTYMALTVFNAAGAGAPNMAALIVLRFMAGAWGSSPLTNSGGIIADLFTAKERGIATSIFAMAPFLGPALGPIAGGFLAEAAGWRWVEGLTAIFTGVLWIIQSLVAPETYTPVLLRRRAEELSKRTGKVYRSKVDAAMPRKTLSGQIKTNLSRPWVLLFKEPIVFLTSIYMAIVYGTLYLCFAAFPIVFQSPYPEGWGWKPGVGGLSFVGIAVGMVASTAGTILDNARYGRIAAKHGGMAPPEARLPPALVGGVMLPVGLFWFAWTNGTNVHWVVPIIGSSVFASGLVLVFLSLMNYLIDSYVIYAASVLAASSVLRSLFGAVFPLFTSHMYEDLGVHWASSIPAFLALACMPFPFLFYKYGEKIRLKCKYSAEASRILQQMMAKQQDAQENEGASGVEAVEKKENTRGDTKTTLTPDRK